One region of Candidatus Paceibacterota bacterium genomic DNA includes:
- a CDS encoding thiamine pyrophosphate-binding protein has translation MKTSLSIGEYLIQRLYAHGVRHVFGIPGDYVLGFYDQLFRSKLRLINTCDEQGAGFAADAYARVRGLGAVCVTYCVGGLKVANTTAEAFAEKSPVVVISGAPGIKEREKNPLLHHKVREFDTQKKVFEELTVASTVLGDPQTAFQEIDRVLHAALRYKRPVYIELPRDLVTVPGIPHHQPPELHERSDPRSLREALAEAGQMIARARRPVILADVEVHRFGLQDQLLKLARKTNIPVAATVLGKSVIGEHQPFYLGVYEGAMGREDVRQYVEHSDCVILLGAFMTDINLGIYTARLDPARSIYATSEKLSIRYHTYEEVRFKDFVRGLVRLPLRRRKLGRIPRPAQVTVQAARRAPYPRKPLTVRRLFERLNAFLSDRTVVVADVGDALFGAADLFIRARTEFISPAYYTSMGFAVPASIGAQLANPKLRPLVLVGDGAFQMTGLELATVARYQLNPIVVLLNNGGYGTERHMQDGPYNDVWPWRYHRLPEVLGTGRGFVVETEAELDRALLEAEKWTTSFCLLEVRLTTLDRSPALDRLAARLARRL, from the coding sequence ATGAAGACCTCGCTCTCCATCGGTGAATACCTCATCCAACGGCTTTACGCGCATGGGGTGCGCCATGTATTTGGCATTCCTGGAGACTACGTGCTTGGTTTCTACGACCAGCTCTTCCGCAGCAAGCTGCGCCTGATCAACACTTGTGACGAGCAGGGCGCCGGCTTTGCCGCCGACGCCTACGCCCGTGTGCGCGGCCTGGGAGCGGTCTGCGTGACTTATTGCGTCGGCGGCTTGAAGGTCGCCAACACCACCGCCGAAGCCTTCGCGGAGAAGTCTCCCGTCGTCGTCATCAGCGGCGCGCCCGGCATCAAAGAACGCGAGAAGAATCCCCTGCTCCACCACAAGGTCCGCGAGTTCGACACCCAGAAGAAGGTCTTCGAAGAGTTGACCGTTGCCTCAACCGTACTTGGCGATCCGCAGACTGCCTTCCAGGAGATAGACCGGGTGCTGCATGCAGCGCTGCGTTACAAGCGGCCCGTCTACATTGAACTCCCCCGCGATCTCGTCACGGTGCCCGGAATCCCCCACCACCAGCCCCCCGAGCTCCACGAGCGGAGCGATCCCCGGAGCCTGCGCGAAGCCCTTGCCGAAGCCGGGCAGATGATTGCCCGCGCCCGCCGGCCGGTCATTCTTGCCGACGTGGAGGTCCACCGGTTCGGCTTGCAGGATCAACTGCTTAAGCTTGCCCGCAAAACAAACATCCCGGTCGCTGCCACCGTGCTTGGCAAGTCCGTCATCGGCGAGCACCAGCCGTTCTATCTCGGGGTCTATGAAGGCGCGATGGGCCGGGAGGACGTGCGCCAGTATGTCGAGCACAGCGACTGCGTCATCCTCCTCGGTGCTTTCATGACGGACATCAACCTCGGCATTTACACTGCCCGCCTCGATCCCGCCCGCTCCATCTACGCTACCAGCGAGAAGCTCTCCATCCGCTACCACACATACGAAGAAGTACGATTTAAAGACTTCGTTCGCGGCCTGGTGCGCCTCCCTCTCCGCCGGCGCAAGCTGGGCCGGATCCCCCGCCCCGCGCAAGTCACTGTGCAGGCCGCGCGACGCGCTCCGTACCCTCGCAAGCCGCTTACCGTGCGGCGCCTCTTCGAACGCCTAAACGCCTTCCTCTCGGACCGCACGGTCGTTGTGGCTGATGTGGGCGATGCTCTGTTCGGCGCCGCGGACCTGTTCATCCGCGCGCGCACCGAATTCATCAGCCCGGCCTACTACACCTCAATGGGCTTCGCTGTGCCCGCCAGCATCGGCGCACAATTGGCCAACCCGAAGCTGCGCCCCCTCGTCCTGGTCGGCGACGGGGCCTTCCAGATGACCGGCCTGGAACTGGCCACCGTGGCCCGCTACCAGCTCAACCCCATCGTCGTGCTGCTCAATAACGGCGGTTACGGCACCGAACGGCACATGCAGGACGGCCCTTACAACGATGTCTGGCCGTGGCGATACCATCGCCTGCCGGAAGTCCTGGGAACGGGGAGGGGCTTCGTCGTGGAAACCGAGGCCGAACTGGACCGCGCGCTGCTGGAGGCTGAGAAATGGACCACGAGTTTCTGCCTGCTGGAAGTACGGCTCACCACGCTCGACCGCTCGCCGGCGCTCGACCGACTGGCGGCGCGGTTGGCCCGGCGCCTATAA
- the dinB gene encoding DNA polymerase IV has product MPRTIIHLDADAFFASVEQAADTRLRGKPVAVGGESRGIIASASYEARQFGIYTPMPTARARKLCPKLIVLPGDYERYEQFSNWMFGYAYDFTPSVEQTSIDEGYFDITANRSAPSVAIALTISKAIRQSLKITVSEGIGSNKLVSQIASKLNKPAALQTVPPGQEKQFLRPLPNCWLPGIGPKTAARLNAAGLADIGQIAATPVDLLALPLGNQAPVLRQFANGVDDRPLVPASAPQKSYSQQETFSQDVTDEEYVEAVLRRMADRLFATVREEDRSVRTLAVKVRYNDRDENQRAESLAEPTDLETDIYGRLRGLLREAWQRRVSLRMVSLKLSNVYDGMFRGELPLDLNTRNHEAHERLASALDELRRNKGWSVVLRGHDLRLRAAPQGAETRGTACGARNTAGSRRLAPAAAGMRNTARYVPLRVRSYYTFLDSTLSPAAIVNLAEQHGMTAIALTDIGNVHGAVEFAQAAKRAGIKPLLGTELQVNGYPLLLYVESDRGYHNLNRLLSLQAEKEEEGAAAARQRRPVALEHLGGLTDGLIAVSADLRLAELFPGRFYRMAMKRSFPSSAAEREFPIVVCPAIRYALPGDRMKYDIVQSIRTLTLLRQEHPAKRRNGRFHFRAPAEMAGACREHPEWLAHSLEIAERCNFELPFGKPQFPAFIPPDGSSPREFLHKLVMTGARRCYPASRLSTLSSQINQELSIISAVGYEEYFLVVWNILQHCRAHGIEWITRGSAADSLVCYCLGISDVCPIRFGLYFRRFLNPERMGLNKLPDIDIDFPHDRKDDVVDLIFAKYGREHCAVVGGFSTFQARSAFADVAKVLGVAEREVRRFTDHFPWSFGGGWIPAEHTPSGGATLRQLLAASPENRDLPLNEEPFKTALDMAEFLDGFPRYPKMHPCGVVLSRQPMHELTPTFISNKGYPTTHFDMDAVEAIGLVKVDVLAQGGLAVMRDAKASLAGRGVEVDLQTCTARQRVTDTSKSAPLSAESRPPHEPRFDGYSPHSDPLSLRRGESAPRTEDGLEPWQAPQVWETISSGGARAVHHIESPAMTSLCRQCNVRDIDTLIAIVSVIRPGAANEGKKLAFTRRYQKLEPVTYPHPSLEPVLRDTFGLVVYEEHILQICEAFAGLPPGRADVLRRALNKQKRAVIAELREEFFASARARGHAPEKIEEVFGLVTGFAGYAFCKAHSTAYGVEAYQAAWLKHNYPAEFMAAVLTNGKGFYDPLVYVLESYRLGLTFLPPTVNEPGPGFQAVACSLSLRKERTGRSPERGETQAPPLSKPLLHHAEERNTTPNAIRVPLIRAKGLTQRTITRLLAQRECGPFTSLADFHHRVKPLPEELETMIRAGGFDEFSQSRTRQFWEAQQLANSEVLSPKSKIGNQNLEFDFDASTNPISDFFIQNPALLGEPTQRERLEAETELFGYAVSGHPLELYDSVAWDTYCPVARLGEHTGETVVTCGLVVEQRTHHQITGEPMKFLTLADWTGMVETELFTRTYQSYGLATVRYPVLEVTATVEPFENGRGFSLRVLRAGKPRKLVREAGVEPTTFGSGVRISPFTTPRTD; this is encoded by the coding sequence ATGCCCCGCACTATTATCCATCTCGACGCCGACGCCTTCTTCGCGTCCGTTGAGCAAGCCGCCGACACGCGGCTGCGGGGCAAGCCCGTCGCTGTCGGCGGCGAAAGCCGCGGCATCATTGCTTCGGCTTCCTACGAGGCGCGCCAGTTCGGCATCTACACGCCGATGCCCACAGCCAGGGCGCGAAAACTGTGCCCGAAGCTCATCGTGCTCCCCGGCGACTATGAACGCTACGAGCAATTTTCCAACTGGATGTTTGGCTACGCCTACGATTTCACGCCGAGCGTGGAGCAGACTTCGATTGACGAAGGCTATTTCGACATCACTGCCAACCGCAGCGCACCGTCTGTCGCAATTGCATTGACCATCAGCAAGGCAATCCGCCAATCGCTGAAAATCACCGTCAGCGAGGGCATCGGCTCGAACAAGCTCGTCAGCCAGATTGCGTCCAAGCTCAACAAGCCCGCCGCGCTGCAAACTGTGCCCCCGGGACAGGAGAAACAATTTCTTCGTCCACTGCCGAATTGCTGGTTGCCGGGCATCGGGCCGAAAACCGCCGCGCGGTTGAACGCGGCGGGGCTCGCGGACATCGGGCAGATTGCCGCAACGCCCGTTGACCTGCTCGCGCTGCCCCTGGGCAATCAGGCGCCCGTCCTGCGGCAGTTCGCCAACGGGGTGGACGACCGCCCGCTGGTTCCCGCCAGTGCACCGCAGAAATCATACAGCCAGCAGGAAACGTTCAGCCAGGACGTGACGGACGAGGAATACGTCGAGGCCGTGCTGCGGCGCATGGCCGACCGTTTGTTTGCCACGGTGCGCGAGGAGGACCGAAGTGTGCGCACGCTGGCCGTGAAGGTGCGTTACAACGACCGCGATGAAAACCAGCGCGCCGAAAGCCTGGCCGAACCTACCGACCTGGAAACGGACATTTACGGGCGCTTGCGCGGGCTGCTGCGCGAGGCGTGGCAGCGGCGCGTGAGCCTGCGCATGGTGTCGCTGAAATTATCCAACGTGTACGACGGCATGTTCCGTGGCGAATTGCCGCTCGACCTCAACACCCGCAATCACGAAGCACACGAACGGCTGGCGTCGGCGCTGGACGAGTTGCGGCGCAACAAGGGTTGGTCGGTTGTTTTGCGCGGCCACGATTTGCGTCTGCGCGCCGCGCCGCAGGGTGCGGAAACGCGGGGCACGGCGTGTGGCGCACGGAATACCGCAGGATCGAGACGGCTCGCGCCGGCTGCCGCAGGGATGCGAAATACTGCCCGTTACGTGCCGCTGCGCGTTCGCAGTTACTACACGTTTCTCGACTCGACCCTTTCGCCCGCCGCGATCGTCAACCTAGCCGAACAACATGGCATGACGGCGATTGCTTTGACGGACATCGGCAATGTGCACGGCGCGGTCGAGTTCGCGCAGGCCGCGAAGCGTGCGGGCATCAAACCGCTTTTGGGCACGGAATTGCAAGTGAACGGGTATCCGCTCTTGCTCTACGTCGAATCGGATCGCGGCTATCACAATTTGAACCGGCTGTTGTCGCTCCAGGCTGAAAAGGAGGAGGAGGGCGCGGCAGCAGCCCGGCAACGCCGCCCCGTCGCGCTTGAGCACTTGGGTGGCCTCACAGACGGTCTGATAGCCGTGAGTGCGGACTTGCGGCTGGCTGAGTTGTTTCCCGGTCGTTTCTACCGGATGGCAATGAAAAGATCCTTCCCCTCATCGGCTGCGGAAAGGGAGTTTCCCATCGTTGTGTGTCCGGCGATTCGATACGCGCTGCCGGGTGACCGGATGAAATACGACATCGTGCAATCCATTCGCACGCTGACCTTGCTTCGTCAGGAGCACCCGGCCAAACGCAGGAACGGGCGGTTTCACTTCCGCGCGCCGGCAGAAATGGCCGGGGCGTGCCGCGAGCATCCCGAGTGGCTCGCACACTCGCTTGAAATCGCCGAGCGGTGCAACTTCGAGCTGCCATTCGGCAAACCGCAATTCCCCGCGTTTATTCCGCCGGACGGTTCATCGCCGCGCGAGTTCCTCCACAAGCTGGTGATGACCGGCGCGCGGCGGTGCTACCCGGCCTCGCGGCTCTCGACGCTCAGTTCCCAAATTAATCAGGAGTTGAGCATCATCAGCGCCGTCGGTTACGAAGAATACTTTCTCGTCGTCTGGAACATACTGCAGCACTGCCGCGCGCACGGCATCGAGTGGATAACGCGCGGCAGCGCGGCGGATTCGCTCGTCTGTTATTGCCTCGGCATTTCCGATGTCTGCCCCATTCGCTTCGGCCTCTATTTCCGCCGCTTTCTGAATCCGGAGCGCATGGGGCTTAACAAACTGCCGGACATTGACATTGATTTCCCGCACGACCGCAAAGACGACGTGGTGGATCTCATCTTTGCCAAATACGGCCGGGAGCATTGCGCCGTGGTGGGTGGCTTTTCGACGTTCCAGGCCCGCAGCGCGTTCGCGGACGTGGCGAAAGTGCTCGGCGTGGCTGAACGTGAAGTGCGCCGCTTCACCGACCATTTCCCGTGGAGCTTCGGCGGCGGCTGGATACCGGCGGAACACACGCCCAGCGGCGGGGCGACATTGCGCCAGTTGCTCGCCGCCAGTCCTGAAAACCGCGACCTGCCGCTGAACGAAGAACCGTTCAAGACCGCGCTGGATATGGCGGAGTTCCTGGACGGTTTCCCGCGCTACCCGAAGATGCACCCGTGCGGCGTCGTGCTCTCGCGCCAGCCGATGCACGAGCTGACGCCGACGTTCATTTCCAACAAGGGCTATCCCACCACGCACTTCGATATGGACGCCGTGGAAGCCATTGGACTGGTGAAGGTGGATGTGCTCGCGCAAGGCGGGCTGGCCGTAATGCGCGACGCGAAGGCGTCGCTGGCGGGGCGTGGGGTGGAAGTGGATCTGCAAACTTGCACTGCGCGGCAAAGGGTGACGGACACCTCTAAAAGCGCCCCTCTCTCGGCGGAGAGCCGCCCTCCCCATGAACCCCGGTTCGACGGATATTCCCCTCACTCCGACCCTCTCTCCCTCCGACGGGGAGAGAGTGCCCCCCGGACGGAGGATGGGCTGGAGCCGTGGCAAGCCCCGCAGGTTTGGGAAACGATTTCCAGCGGCGGCGCCCGGGCGGTGCACCACATTGAAAGCCCGGCCATGACCAGCCTGTGCCGCCAATGCAATGTACGCGACATTGACACGCTGATTGCCATTGTGAGCGTCATCCGGCCCGGTGCGGCCAACGAAGGAAAGAAACTGGCCTTCACGCGGCGCTATCAGAAGCTTGAACCGGTGACGTATCCGCATCCGTCGCTGGAACCCGTATTGCGCGACACGTTCGGGCTGGTGGTCTATGAGGAGCACATTCTGCAAATCTGCGAAGCGTTCGCCGGCTTGCCACCCGGACGCGCGGACGTATTGCGGCGCGCGTTGAACAAACAAAAGCGCGCTGTCATCGCGGAGCTTCGAGAGGAATTCTTCGCGTCGGCCAGGGCGCGCGGACATGCGCCGGAGAAAATCGAAGAAGTATTCGGCTTGGTCACCGGCTTTGCCGGTTACGCCTTCTGCAAGGCCCATTCGACGGCGTACGGCGTTGAGGCCTACCAAGCCGCCTGGCTCAAGCACAATTACCCGGCGGAATTCATGGCGGCGGTGCTGACCAACGGCAAGGGATTTTACGACCCGCTCGTTTATGTGCTGGAAAGCTACCGGCTCGGATTGACATTTCTGCCGCCGACTGTCAATGAACCTGGGCCGGGGTTTCAGGCGGTAGCGTGTTCCCTCTCGCTCCGCAAGGAACGAACGGGGAGATCGCCAGAGAGAGGTGAAACACAAGCGCCTCCTCTTTCCAAGCCTCTCCTCCACCACGCAGAGGAGAGGAACACGACCCCAAACGCCATCCGCGTTCCATTGATCCGCGCCAAAGGACTCACCCAGCGCACGATCACACGGCTGCTGGCCCAACGCGAGTGCGGACCATTCACTTCGCTGGCTGACTTTCATCACCGGGTAAAACCGTTGCCGGAGGAACTGGAGACGATGATTCGCGCGGGCGGCTTCGATGAGTTCAGCCAATCGCGCACACGGCAGTTTTGGGAAGCCCAGCAGCTGGCGAATTCTGAAGTCCTAAGTCCTAAGTCCAAAATCGGGAATCAGAATTTAGAGTTCGATTTCGATGCGAGCACGAATCCGATTTCGGACTTCTTCATCCAGAATCCCGCTTTGCTTGGTGAACCGACGCAGCGCGAGCGGCTGGAAGCCGAAACGGAATTGTTCGGCTACGCGGTGAGCGGGCACCCGCTGGAATTGTATGACAGCGTCGCGTGGGACACGTATTGCCCCGTGGCGCGGCTGGGCGAACATACCGGCGAAACGGTGGTAACGTGCGGGCTGGTAGTCGAGCAGCGGACGCATCACCAGATCACCGGCGAGCCGATGAAATTTCTCACGCTGGCGGATTGGACAGGCATGGTGGAAACGGAACTGTTCACACGGACCTACCAAAGCTACGGCCTGGCGACCGTGCGCTATCCCGTGCTGGAAGTCACTGCAACGGTAGAGCCGTTTGAGAACGGACGGGGATTTTCGTTGCGCGTATTACGAGCAGGAAAGCCCCGGAAGCTGGTACGCGAGGCGGGGGTCGAACCCACAACCTTCGGCTCCGGAGTTCGAATTTCACCGTTCACCACACCCCGGACCGACTAA
- the lexA gene encoding transcriptional repressor LexA: MTGLTRKQQQILDFIQKWQQTQGATPTYQEIASQFSFRSLNSVTEHVRLLRQKGCLESQPGKARALRVTSPLAKLRNRIADIPLFGSIPAGLPQVREQDAEGCVSVDVESIGYKPTRNAFALRVTGDSMIGRHILDGDFVVLEHGLEPRNGQIVAALIDGASTLKTFVLKGGKPYLRAENPKYPDLIPAQELMIQGVFKALIRKAKG; encoded by the coding sequence ATGACAGGCCTAACGCGAAAACAGCAGCAGATTCTTGATTTCATCCAAAAATGGCAGCAAACGCAGGGCGCAACACCTACTTACCAGGAAATTGCCAGCCAGTTTAGTTTCCGCAGCCTCAACTCTGTAACGGAGCATGTGCGGTTGCTGCGCCAAAAGGGCTGCCTCGAATCCCAACCCGGCAAGGCGCGGGCGTTGCGCGTCACGTCCCCGCTCGCAAAGCTCCGCAACCGCATCGCGGACATTCCGCTATTTGGTTCAATTCCAGCGGGCTTGCCGCAAGTCCGCGAGCAGGATGCCGAAGGCTGCGTCTCGGTGGATGTGGAAAGCATCGGATACAAGCCAACACGGAACGCTTTTGCTTTGCGCGTGACGGGTGATTCCATGATTGGCCGGCACATTCTCGACGGCGATTTTGTCGTTCTGGAACACGGGCTGGAACCGCGCAACGGGCAGATCGTCGCCGCTCTCATTGACGGGGCAAGCACGCTCAAAACCTTTGTCCTGAAAGGCGGGAAGCCGTATTTGCGAGCGGAGAACCCGAAGTATCCCGACTTGATCCCCGCGCAAGAGTTGATGATTCAGGGCGTGTTCAAGGCGCTCATCCGAAAAGCGAAGGGATGA